One genomic region from Rosa rugosa chromosome 1, drRosRugo1.1, whole genome shotgun sequence encodes:
- the LOC133742467 gene encoding beta-amyrin 28-monooxygenase-like has protein sequence MEMLILSVLVLFVSLYYLFHMLNRNASKNEVHHHHQLQIPPGSSGWPIIGEGLAFLMTAKRGVPEKFIGERRIKYSSSHSKSSSSCKVFTTSLLRESVAVLCTAAGNKFLFSNENKLVHSWWPNNIYTIFAGADKPETHEESIRLRKVLTPFFSPNCLQKYVGIMDAFTKRHMDVFWSDKKQVQVLALTKMHTFTLVCKIFLNVEDPAVIAKLEEPIQHIAAGFISLPINLPGTAFNRAIRASKQVRKDLEEMVEQRRIDLDRYRQTATAADLDESNNINQDLMSKLLMDTYSDGRQMKETDIADIANKLNGLLIAAYDNVFITLCSFVMYLSELPTIYDAVLEEQMKIADSKAEGELLNWGDIQKMKYTWNVASEVLRLEPPNPGTFREAMTDFVYEGYLIPKGMKLYWSVFSTHKNPEYFPDPKKFDPSRFEGGGPAPFSYVPFGGGPRMCPGREYARFTILVFMHNLVTRFRWEKVFPNEKMVTTPFLLPTKGLPVRLYPHSSTSSL, from the exons ATGGAGATGCTTATCCTTTCTGTGCTAGTTCTCTTTGTTTCTCTCTACTATCTTTTTCATATGTTGAATAGAAATGCTAGCAAAAATGaagttcatcatcatcatcagcttcAGATCCCACCAGGAAGCTCAGGTTGGCCCATCATCGGCGAAGGCCTTGCTTTTTTGATGACAGCCAAAAGGGGTGTCCCCGAGAAGTTCATAGGAGAGAGGAGGATCAAGTACTCATCATCACATTCCAAAAGCAGCAGCAGCTGCAAGGTGTTCACCACATCGTTGCTGCGTGAATCCGTGGCGGTGCTGTGTACTGCCGCTGGAAACAAGTTCCTGTTTTCAAACGAAAACAAACTCGTCCACTCATGGTGGCCTAATAACATCTACACCATCTTTGCCGGCGCCGACAAACCAGAAACCCACGAGGAGTCCATTCGACTCCGCAAAGTTCTGACTCCATTTTTCAGCCCCAATTGTCTCCAAAAGTACGTAGGAATCATGGATGCCTTCACCAAACGTCATATGGACGTGTTTTGGTCGGATAAAAAACAAGTCCAAGTTCTGGCCCTAACAAAGATGCACACCTTCACATTGGTGTGTAAAATCTTCTTAAACGTGGAGGATCCAGCAGTGATTGCCAAACTAGAGGAGCCAATTCAGCATATTGCAGCAGGCTTCATTTCGTTGCCGATAAATCTGCCTGGCACAGCATTCAACCGAGCCATTCGAGCATCCAAGCAAGTCAGGAAGGACCTTGAAGAAATGGTTGAGCAGAGGAGAATCGATCTAGATCGATATCGACAGACGGCCACGGCAGCAGATCTAGATGAGAGTAATAATATTAATCAAGATTTGATGTCTAAATTGCTAATGGACACATATAGCGACGGCCGACAGATGAAGGAAACTGACATCGCCGACATCGCCAACAAGTTAAATGGTCTACTCATTGCTGCTTATGATAATGTATTCATCACCTTGTGTTCTTTCGTCATGTATCTATCCGAGCTTCCTACAATTTATGATGCCGTCCTTGAAG AGCAAATGAAGATAGCAGATTCAAAAGCAGAAGGAGAGTTGCTCAACTGGGGGGACATACAAAAAATGAAATATACATGGAACGTCGCATCTGAAGTGTTGAGATTGGAGCCGCCAAATCCTGGAACTTTTAGAGAGGCCATGACCGACTTTGTCTATGAAGGATATCTGATTCCTAAAGGAATGAAG TTATACTGGAGCGTCTTCTCGACACATAAAAACCCAGAGTACTTCCCAGATCCAAAAAAGTTTGACCCATCAAGGTTCGAAGGGGGAGGACCAGCTCCTTTTTCGTACGTCCCATTTGGAGGAGGACCTCGGATGTGCCCCGGAAGAGAATATGCTCGCTTTACGATTTTAGTTTTCATGCATAACTTGGTCACCAGATTTAGGTGGGAGAAGGTTTTTCCTAACGAGAAAATGGTGACGACCCCGTTTCTTCTTCCTACCAAAGGACTTCCAGTTCGCCTTTATCCTCATTCATCAACATCATCACTGTGA